ATGGAAAAAAATATTTGGTAATAATAACCCACTTCATGTTGAACTTGGATTTGGCAATGGAGAATTTGCAGCATATTATACTCAAAAACATAAAAATATAAATTATATTGGATTTGAACTTTCAATTACTTCTATAGTAAAGGCTCAAAGAAAATTAAAAAGAAACAATGCAACAAATGCAAAATTAATATTATGTGATGCAAGATTTGGATTAAGAGAATTCTTTGATACCAATTCAATAGAAAAGGTTATTATGAACTTTCCAGTTCCATGGTATAAAAACTCACAGGCACATAGACGAATTATAATTCAAGATTTTTTTGAAACTTTAGCAGATGTTCTGATTGAAAATGGAGAATTTGAACTTTTAACCGACCAAGAATGGTATGCAAAAGAAGCTTTTGAAAATGCAAAAAATTCAGGATGCTTTGAAGTATTTGACATTGAAAAAAATCCTAAACGTGAATTTTTAACTCGTTATGAAAAAAAATGGATAAAATTCAATAGAGATATATTCAAACTTGTAGTTAAAAAAATAAAAGACGTAAAGGTTAATAGATTAATCGGAGGTGTTAACGAAATGCCACATGCATCTGGAAAAATAAACGAAGAAAAAATAAAACTACTTAAAGGTAGAGTATTCAAAGAAAATAATAAAGTTTTTGTGATAAAAAATATATATAAAGAATTAGATTCTAACTCTCATATATTTAAAGTTATTTCTTCTGACGGTGATTTTTCACAACACTATTTCTTAGTGCTCTATCAAAAAGATAATGAAAATTGGGTAATAAAACTAGATAGTGAATCAAATCCATATAGAACTCCTGCAGTTAAATGGTCTGTAAAAAAAATTATGGGGGTGCTTCAGTGAAATTCGGAATACTTGGTGCTGGAAGTTGGGGTTGTGCATTTGCAAATTTATTAGTTGAAAATGGCCATGATGTGCTTGTTTGGGCTAGAAGAAAAGAAGTTGTAGATGAAATAAATAATTACTCTAAGAATTCTTATTTACCCAATGTCAAACTAAATTTTAAAGCAACAAATGATTTAAATGAAATCATCGAGTTTTCAGAGTTTCTAGTTATAGCTATTCCTGTTCAATTTATTAGAGACGTGATTAAAAACATTAAAGTATGGAATATTAAAGGGATTTTAAATCTTTCAAAAGGGATTGAAAATAAAACTTTGAAAAGAGTTTCAGAAATTATTGAAGAGTTCACGAATACCCCATATTCAATACTTTCGGGGCCATCTCATGCTGAAGAAGTAGCAAATAAAATACCAACGGCAGTTACAGTTTCAGGAAGTAATGCAAAACTCTTTCAATCTCTAATTAGTAATGATTATTTTAGAGTTTATACGTCAGAAGATATAACTGGAGTTGAAATAGCAGGTGCACTTAAAAATGTAATGGCTATTGCTGCAGGAATATTAGACGGGCTAGGTGGATGGGATAATTCCAAAGCTGCTTTAATGACAAGAGCGCTTCATGAAATGATTAAATTTGGAAAAATATTTGGAGCAGATGAAAAAACGTTTTTTGGGCTCCCAGGCGTTGGTGACTTAATGGTAACATGTAATAGTAGCCACAGTAGAAATAGAATGTTTGGAGAACTAATAGCAAAAGGAACTACTTTAAACGAACTAATAAAAAATAACAAAATGATTGCCGAAGGAATTTACACAGTAAAAGCCGTTGTTGAAATTGCAAAGAAAAAAAACATTGAAATGCCAATTGCAAATGAAGTTTACGAAATATTATATAATAACAAAAATCCTAAATATTCTATGGTTGAACTCATGAGGAGGCCTTTAAAAAAAGAATGGCTCATATAATAAATATATTAATTGGTTTTTTATTTTTATCAACTTTCTTTGGTCTAGAAAACTATCATATTTCAATTATTATAAGCATTCTTATTTATATCATTATTAACCCTGGAAAATTTAATTTTCTAAAAGTTTTTTATAAACTAGGCATTAACATTCCAAAAGCTTTATATGAAACAATGATGCTTCCTATCTTAAAAAAGGAATTAATTGAGTCGGAAAAGTACACTGATGATTTTCAAATGTTAATTAAAATTTTAACAATTACACTTACACCTAAAACAATTGTTTTTGATCATGATAATAACTTCTTATATATTCATAAACTAGATAGGTGAGAATGTGATATATATAATATTTGTTTCTATTATTTTTTCAATTATTTCTGTTTTAAAAGAAAAAGATATTTATTATAAATTAGTACCTTTACTTACAATACAAACCAAAGTATCAATTCTTATTATATTATACTCTTACATTAAAGAACAGCCAATGTTAATAGATATTGGTATTTTTTATCTTTTGCTCTCCATCGGTGGAACCTTTGTTATATCATCTTTCATTTCCAGGAGTGATTTATGATAATTATATACCTTGGTACTTTAATAATGCTTATTGGAAATTTTTTGGCTTTTTTTCAAAAAAACATTCTTAAAAAAATCCACTATATTGGTGCCGGCGATACTTCTGGAGCTATTTTAATATTGATTGGGTTATTAACAAAAAATTATGAAATACCAAAAATAATATCTACAATTTTAATTTTAATAGTAGGTCTCCCTGCTTCAAGTTATTTTATTTCCATTTCCATTATAAGAAAGGAAAAAAAGCTATGATAAGGTATATTTTTGGAATGACTGCAATTTTTGTAACAATCTCTATATTTTTCTCAAATAAAACTTTTAACTCTTTTTTATATAGAACAATTCTTAGTGTTTTAATGGTTGCAATTTATACATTATATCTTGCACCAGATGTAGCACTAGCCGAAGCAATGTTAGGTGCTCTTTTATCAACTTTTGTATACCTTTTAACATTCAAAATCCATTCAAAAATAAAAGTTGTAATCGTCGAAATACCAATACTCTGTGAAAATCATCAAAATATACCTGTTGGTTTGATCCCAGAAATACTTAAAGATTTTGCTAAAAAATATAACCATAAAATTGAATTCATTTGTGAAGAATCTATTTCTAAAGTCGACAAATTACTCTTTTCTGGAGAAGTTGACATTGCAATTTCTTATGAAGGTGATTTTAAAATTCTAGAAATACCTATTTATAAATACAAAGATAGAGAATTTACATATTTTGAAATAACAAAATCTTCAAACATAGATTATTCAAAAGTAAAAAAAATAAAAAACGCTTCTTTATATTTTAAATTCTCTGACAAAGATACAACACTCTTTGAAGAATTTTCTTCATTTTATAATTCTCAATATATAAATGAAAAACTTAAAAAATACAAATTAGGAGGGATTTGAATGACATACGTTCAAGAAACTGTTAACAAGATTGTAGAACTTTGCAATATACCAAGTCCTACTGGTTACACCTATAAAGCTATAAAATACTTAATTGAGGAATTTAAAAATCTTGGTTTTAAATACTACCTAACTAACAAAAACAACTTGTTAGTTGACCTTGGACATGGTGATAGTAATGCAATCATGTTTACTGCTCATGTAGATACTTTAGGTGCAATGGTAAGATCCATAACAAATAAAGGGACACTTAAAATTACAAGAATTGGTGGTTATCCTTTCAGTCATATTGAAAATGAAAATTGTACTATTTTCACAAGAGATGGTAAAGAATTTACCGGTACAATTTATAATATTCATCCATCAGTTCATGTGTATGAGGATAGTGGAACAATAAAAAGAAATGAAGAAAATATGGAAATTGTTTTAGATCAGAAAGTTTATACAAAAGAAGATGTTATCGAACTTGGAATTATGCCAGGAGACTTTGTAGCCTTTGATCCCAGAACTGTGGTAACAAAAACAGGCTTTATTAAGAGTAGGCATCTTGATGATAAAGCAAGCGCAGGTATATTAATAGCACTTGCAAAGTCAATACGCGATTTTGTAATTGAACCAAAGAGAAGAGTTTACATGCTTTTCACAAGTTATGAAGAAGTTGGCCATGGTGGAGCAGCAAATATTCCCGAAGATGTTACTGAGGTTATAGCTGTAGACATGGGAGCAGTTGGCAGTGATCTTGAATCAAATGTTTACTCTGCATCAATTTGTGCCAAAGATTCCAGTGGCCCATATGATTATGAAATTGTTGGAAAATTAATAAAAGCTGCAAAGTTTGCTGAAGTAAATTATACAGTTGATATTTATCCTTATTATAGTTCTGATGTTAGTGCTGCTTTAAGGGCTGGACACGATATAAAACATGGACTTGTTGGTCCCGGAATTTATGCTTCACATGGTTATGAGAGAACTCATATTGAGGCTATTGAAGCTACACTAAAGCTTTTACAAAAGTATCTTGAAATTGACTAATTTAGTATATGGTATAATTGAATAGTAGAAAGTTAACTTATGGAGGTAGATAATTTGTCAGTAGAATATAATTTAACAAAAGCAGAAAGAAAATACCTTCTTATGGTTTTTTTGACTCTAAATTCAATGGGATGGA
Above is a window of Thermosipho japonicus DNA encoding:
- a CDS encoding monovalent cation/H(+) antiporter subunit G; this translates as MIIIYLGTLIMLIGNFLAFFQKNILKKIHYIGAGDTSGAILILIGLLTKNYEIPKIISTILILIVGLPASSYFISISIIRKEKKL
- a CDS encoding NAD(P)H-dependent glycerol-3-phosphate dehydrogenase, which codes for MKFGILGAGSWGCAFANLLVENGHDVLVWARRKEVVDEINNYSKNSYLPNVKLNFKATNDLNEIIEFSEFLVIAIPVQFIRDVIKNIKVWNIKGILNLSKGIENKTLKRVSEIIEEFTNTPYSILSGPSHAEEVANKIPTAVTVSGSNAKLFQSLISNDYFRVYTSEDITGVEIAGALKNVMAIAAGILDGLGGWDNSKAALMTRALHEMIKFGKIFGADEKTFFGLPGVGDLMVTCNSSHSRNRMFGELIAKGTTLNELIKNNKMIAEGIYTVKAVVEIAKKKNIEMPIANEVYEILYNNKNPKYSMVELMRRPLKKEWLI
- a CDS encoding Na(+)/H(+) antiporter subunit B — its product is MIRYIFGMTAIFVTISIFFSNKTFNSFLYRTILSVLMVAIYTLYLAPDVALAEAMLGALLSTFVYLLTFKIHSKIKVVIVEIPILCENHQNIPVGLIPEILKDFAKKYNHKIEFICEESISKVDKLLFSGEVDIAISYEGDFKILEIPIYKYKDREFTYFEITKSSNIDYSKVKKIKNASLYFKFSDKDTTLFEEFSSFYNSQYINEKLKKYKLGGI
- a CDS encoding monovalent cation/H+ antiporter complex subunit F, with the protein product MIYIIFVSIIFSIISVLKEKDIYYKLVPLLTIQTKVSILIILYSYIKEQPMLIDIGIFYLLLSIGGTFVISSFISRSDL
- the trmB gene encoding tRNA (guanosine(46)-N7)-methyltransferase TrmB encodes the protein MIYPEYELKPQFYEEFPLQWKKIFGNNNPLHVELGFGNGEFAAYYTQKHKNINYIGFELSITSIVKAQRKLKRNNATNAKLILCDARFGLREFFDTNSIEKVIMNFPVPWYKNSQAHRRIIIQDFFETLADVLIENGEFELLTDQEWYAKEAFENAKNSGCFEVFDIEKNPKREFLTRYEKKWIKFNRDIFKLVVKKIKDVKVNRLIGGVNEMPHASGKINEEKIKLLKGRVFKENNKVFVIKNIYKELDSNSHIFKVISSDGDFSQHYFLVLYQKDNENWVIKLDSESNPYRTPAVKWSVKKIMGVLQ
- a CDS encoding M42 family metallopeptidase; amino-acid sequence: MTYVQETVNKIVELCNIPSPTGYTYKAIKYLIEEFKNLGFKYYLTNKNNLLVDLGHGDSNAIMFTAHVDTLGAMVRSITNKGTLKITRIGGYPFSHIENENCTIFTRDGKEFTGTIYNIHPSVHVYEDSGTIKRNEENMEIVLDQKVYTKEDVIELGIMPGDFVAFDPRTVVTKTGFIKSRHLDDKASAGILIALAKSIRDFVIEPKRRVYMLFTSYEEVGHGGAANIPEDVTEVIAVDMGAVGSDLESNVYSASICAKDSSGPYDYEIVGKLIKAAKFAEVNYTVDIYPYYSSDVSAALRAGHDIKHGLVGPGIYASHGYERTHIEAIEATLKLLQKYLEID